The following proteins are encoded in a genomic region of Shinella zoogloeoides:
- a CDS encoding MDR family oxidoreductase: protein MTFQALLVEKGGDGAVSASVQEIDDARLPDGDVTVAVEYSTLNYKDGLCINGKGGLVRSFPHVPGVDFAGTVEASEDPRYRQGDRVVLTGWRVGEIWWGGFATRAKVKADWLVPLPDELSTRQAMAIGTAGLTSMLSVMALEKAGLSPLKGEVLVTGAAGGVGSVGVALLARLGYSVAAVTGRPDAAGYLKQLGAETIVDRSELSEANSRPLESERWAGAIDAVGGDMLARVLKQTKYGGAVAAVGLAAGAAVPSFTVIPFLLRGVSLLGIDSVMRPYDQRVDAWNRIAADLPMEKLEAMVVEHRLSDLPELANRILEGKVKGRVVIDVNA, encoded by the coding sequence ATGACGTTTCAGGCATTGCTGGTCGAAAAGGGCGGGGACGGGGCGGTCTCCGCCTCGGTCCAGGAAATCGACGACGCGCGGCTGCCCGACGGCGACGTGACCGTCGCGGTGGAATATTCGACGCTCAACTACAAGGACGGGCTCTGCATCAACGGCAAGGGCGGGCTGGTGCGCAGCTTCCCGCATGTGCCGGGCGTCGATTTCGCCGGCACGGTCGAGGCGTCCGAGGACCCGCGCTATAGGCAGGGCGACCGGGTGGTGCTGACGGGCTGGCGGGTCGGCGAGATCTGGTGGGGCGGCTTTGCGACGCGCGCCAAGGTGAAGGCCGACTGGCTGGTGCCGCTGCCGGATGAGCTTTCGACGCGCCAGGCCATGGCGATCGGCACGGCGGGGCTCACCTCCATGCTGTCGGTCATGGCGCTGGAGAAGGCCGGGCTTTCGCCGCTGAAGGGCGAGGTCCTGGTGACCGGTGCGGCGGGCGGCGTCGGTTCCGTCGGCGTCGCGCTACTCGCCCGGCTCGGCTATTCCGTCGCCGCGGTCACGGGGCGGCCGGACGCGGCGGGCTATCTCAAGCAGCTCGGCGCGGAGACGATCGTCGACCGTTCCGAGCTTTCCGAGGCGAACAGCCGGCCGCTCGAATCCGAGCGCTGGGCGGGCGCCATCGATGCCGTCGGCGGCGACATGCTGGCGCGGGTGCTCAAGCAGACGAAATATGGCGGAGCCGTGGCCGCAGTCGGCCTTGCCGCCGGGGCCGCCGTTCCGTCCTTCACCGTCATTCCGTTCCTGCTGCGCGGCGTCAGCCTGCTCGGCATCGACTCGGTGATGCGGCCTTACGACCAGCGGGTCGACGCCTGGAACCGCATCGCCGCCGACCTGCCGATGGAGAAGCTGGAGGCGATGGTGGTCGAGCACCGGCTTTCCGACCTGCCGGAACTGGCGAACCGCATTCTCGAAGGCAAGGTGAAGGGGCGCGTCGTCATCGACGTCAACGCGTAA
- a CDS encoding ABC transporter ATP-binding protein — translation MLELRNIAKVAGADTHIHPTNLVLERGSLNVLLGPTLSGKTSLMRLMAGLDKPTSGSVWFDGKDVTGVRVQDRGVAMVYQQFINYPAMTVYENIASPMRIKGADAATIDREVRKAAELLKLTPYLDRTPLNLSGGQQQRTALARAIVKNASLVLLDEPLANLDYKLREELRLELPKIFSASGAIFVYATTEPSEALLLGGNTATLSEGRITQFGRTIDVYRRPNDLLTARTFADPPLNTMQVVKTGGHFEVGGKPVLPVPAHLSALPDGPCTIAFQPHHLSLSSQSPASASLKARTAISEIAGSESFIHIEFEGTRWVMLAPGIHDIEPDAVVTVHVDTRHLMAFGADGRAMAEPAAAAA, via the coding sequence ATGCTGGAACTGAGAAACATCGCGAAGGTGGCGGGGGCGGACACGCATATCCACCCGACCAACCTCGTGCTCGAGCGCGGCTCGCTCAACGTGCTGCTCGGCCCGACGCTGTCGGGCAAGACCTCGCTGATGCGCCTGATGGCCGGGCTCGACAAGCCGACCTCCGGCTCCGTCTGGTTCGATGGCAAGGATGTGACGGGCGTGCGCGTGCAGGACCGGGGCGTCGCCATGGTCTACCAGCAGTTCATCAACTACCCGGCGATGACCGTCTACGAGAACATCGCCTCGCCGATGCGCATCAAGGGCGCCGATGCGGCGACCATCGACCGCGAAGTGCGTAAGGCGGCGGAGCTCCTGAAGCTGACGCCCTATCTCGACCGCACGCCGCTCAACCTTTCCGGCGGCCAGCAGCAGCGAACGGCGCTCGCCCGCGCCATCGTCAAGAATGCCAGCCTGGTGCTGCTCGACGAGCCGCTCGCCAATCTCGACTATAAGCTGCGCGAGGAGCTGCGGCTGGAGCTTCCGAAGATCTTTTCCGCCTCCGGTGCGATCTTCGTCTATGCGACGACGGAGCCTTCCGAAGCGCTGCTTCTCGGCGGCAACACGGCGACGCTGTCGGAAGGGCGCATCACCCAGTTCGGCCGCACCATCGACGTCTATCGCCGTCCGAACGACCTTCTGACCGCCCGCACCTTCGCCGATCCGCCGCTCAACACGATGCAGGTCGTGAAGACCGGCGGCCATTTCGAGGTCGGCGGCAAGCCGGTGCTGCCGGTGCCGGCGCATCTTTCTGCGCTGCCGGACGGTCCCTGCACCATCGCCTTCCAGCCGCATCATCTTTCGCTTTCCAGCCAGAGCCCGGCCTCCGCGAGCCTTAAGGCGCGCACGGCGATTTCGGAGATCGCGGGCTCGGAGAGCTTCATCCATATCGAATTCGAGGGCACCCGCTGGGTCATGCTTGCGCCCGGCATCCACGACATCGAGCCCGACGCGGTCGTCACCGTCCATGTCGACACGCGCCACCTGATGGCGTTCGGCGCGGATGGCAGGGCGATGGCCGAGCCGGCCGCCGCGGCGGCGTGA
- a CDS encoding ABC transporter substrate-binding protein, with the protein MRKQLLTTTAVLLLAFTGSAFADMDAAKKFLDSEIGDLSALSRADQEKEMQWFVDAAKPFAGMDIKVVSETLTTHEYESKVLAPAFTAITGIKITHDLIGEGDVIEKLQTQMQSGENIYDAYVNDSDLIGTHWRYKQARALTDFMANEGKDVTNPGLDVDDFIGKSFTTAPDGKLYQLPDQQFANLYWFRYDWFNDEKNKADFKAKYGYDLGVPVNWSAYEDIAEFFTGREIDGKKVFGHMDYGKKDPSLGWRFTDAWLSMAGNGDKGIPNGLPVDEWGIKVDENSRPVGSCVARGGDTNGPASVYAIQKYLDWIKAYAPPSAGGMNFSESGPVPSQGEVAQQMFTYTAFTADFVKEGLPVVNADGTPKWRFAPSPHGVYWKDGMKLGYQDAGSWTLMKSTPDDRAKAAWLYAQFVTSKTVDVKKSHVGLTFIRQSTLDHKSFTDRAPKLGGLVEFYRSPARLQWSPTGTNIPDYPKLAQLWWQAIGDAASGAKTAQEAMDSLCAEQEKVLSRLERAGVQGDMGPKLAEEHDLEYWNKDAVAKGNLAPQLKIENEKEKPQTVNYDELVKSWQK; encoded by the coding sequence ATGCGAAAGCAACTTCTGACGACGACGGCAGTCCTGCTGCTGGCGTTCACCGGTTCCGCATTCGCGGACATGGATGCTGCCAAGAAGTTCCTGGATTCGGAGATCGGCGATCTCTCGGCGCTGTCGCGCGCCGACCAGGAAAAGGAAATGCAATGGTTCGTCGATGCCGCCAAGCCCTTCGCCGGCATGGACATCAAGGTCGTTTCCGAAACGCTGACCACGCATGAATACGAATCGAAGGTCCTTGCGCCGGCCTTCACCGCCATCACCGGCATCAAGATCACGCACGACCTCATCGGCGAGGGCGACGTCATCGAGAAGCTGCAGACGCAGATGCAGTCGGGCGAGAACATCTACGACGCCTATGTCAACGACTCGGACCTCATCGGCACGCACTGGCGCTACAAGCAGGCCCGCGCGCTGACCGACTTCATGGCGAATGAAGGCAAGGACGTCACCAATCCGGGCCTCGACGTCGACGACTTCATCGGCAAGTCCTTCACGACCGCGCCGGACGGCAAGCTCTACCAGCTTCCCGACCAGCAGTTCGCGAACCTCTACTGGTTCCGCTACGACTGGTTCAACGACGAGAAGAACAAGGCGGACTTCAAGGCGAAGTACGGCTACGACCTCGGCGTTCCGGTCAACTGGTCGGCCTATGAGGACATCGCCGAATTCTTCACCGGCCGCGAGATCGACGGCAAGAAGGTCTTCGGCCATATGGACTACGGCAAGAAGGACCCGTCGCTTGGCTGGCGCTTCACCGACGCCTGGCTTTCGATGGCCGGCAACGGCGACAAGGGCATTCCGAATGGCCTGCCGGTCGACGAATGGGGCATCAAGGTCGACGAGAACTCACGTCCGGTCGGCTCGTGCGTCGCGCGCGGCGGCGACACCAACGGCCCGGCCTCGGTCTATGCCATCCAGAAATATCTCGACTGGATCAAGGCCTATGCTCCGCCGTCGGCAGGCGGCATGAACTTCTCCGAATCCGGTCCGGTTCCCTCGCAGGGCGAAGTCGCCCAGCAGATGTTCACCTATACGGCCTTCACCGCCGATTTCGTGAAGGAAGGCCTGCCGGTCGTGAATGCGGACGGCACGCCGAAATGGCGCTTCGCTCCGTCGCCGCATGGCGTCTACTGGAAGGACGGCATGAAGCTCGGCTATCAGGACGCCGGTTCCTGGACGCTGATGAAGTCCACCCCGGACGACCGCGCGAAGGCCGCCTGGCTCTATGCGCAGTTCGTGACGTCCAAGACCGTCGACGTGAAGAAGAGCCATGTCGGCCTCACCTTCATCCGCCAGTCCACGCTCGATCACAAGTCCTTCACCGATCGCGCGCCGAAGCTCGGCGGCCTCGTCGAGTTCTACCGTTCGCCGGCCCGTCTGCAGTGGTCGCCGACCGGCACGAACATTCCGGACTATCCGAAGCTCGCCCAGCTCTGGTGGCAGGCGATCGGCGATGCGGCATCCGGCGCCAAGACCGCGCAGGAAGCCATGGATTCGCTGTGCGCTGAGCAGGAAAAGGTTCTGAGCCGCCTCGAACGCGCCGGCGTTCAGGGCGACATGGGCCCGAAGCTCGCCGAGGAGCACGATCTCGAATACTGGAACAAGGACGCCGTCGCCAAGGGCAACCTCGCTCCGCAGCTCAAGATCGAGAACGAGAAGGAAAAGCCCCAGACCGTCAACTACGACGAACTCGTCAAGAGCTGGCAGAAGTAG
- a CDS encoding DeoR/GlpR family DNA-binding transcription regulator, whose amino-acid sequence MFLTGRQAEIVDLAKVEGRVLVEDLAARFSVTPQTIRKDLNDLCDNKVLTRIHGGALFPSGNENVKYEARRSIAAPEKQAIGRAAAGMIPDNSSLFINIGTTTEAVGDALLEHKELMVITNNINVANRLRVYPSIEVVIAGGVVRGSDGGIVGEAAVDFIRQFKVDYAVIGVSAIDEDGALLDFDYREVKVAQAIIANARHVILVSDSTKFERTAPVRIGHLSQVHTFITDTCPFEGIRSICQEHDVRLVETAPQA is encoded by the coding sequence ATGTTTCTGACAGGTCGCCAGGCGGAGATCGTCGATCTCGCCAAGGTCGAGGGCCGCGTGCTCGTGGAGGACCTCGCGGCGCGCTTCTCCGTGACGCCGCAGACCATCCGCAAGGACCTCAACGATCTCTGCGACAACAAGGTGCTGACGCGCATCCATGGCGGCGCGCTGTTCCCGAGCGGTAACGAGAATGTGAAATACGAGGCCCGCCGCTCCATCGCCGCGCCGGAAAAGCAGGCGATCGGCCGCGCCGCCGCGGGCATGATCCCCGACAATTCCTCGCTCTTCATCAATATCGGCACGACGACGGAGGCCGTCGGCGACGCGCTGCTCGAGCATAAAGAGCTGATGGTCATCACCAATAACATCAACGTCGCCAACCGGTTGCGCGTCTATCCCTCGATCGAGGTGGTCATTGCCGGCGGCGTCGTGCGCGGCTCGGACGGCGGCATCGTCGGCGAGGCGGCGGTGGATTTCATCCGCCAGTTCAAGGTGGACTATGCGGTGATCGGCGTTTCGGCCATCGACGAGGACGGCGCGCTGCTCGATTTCGACTACCGCGAGGTGAAGGTGGCGCAGGCGATCATCGCGAATGCGCGCCATGTCATCCTGGTTTCGGATTCCACGAAATTCGAAAGGACCGCGCCGGTGCGCATCGGGCACCTCTCGCAGGTCCATACATTCATCACGGATACCTGTCCTTTCGAGGGGATTCGCAGCATTTGCCAGGAGCATGACGTGCGTCTCGTGGAGACCGCACCGCAGGCGTGA
- a CDS encoding carbohydrate ABC transporter permease — translation MTSQATTASTIGTSVASSAGARAGAGSKRSFSWIVPTLYIVFLMLPIYWLVNMSFKTNTEITGVFSLWPQTPTLRNYAVIFTDPAWYSGYINSIIYVVLNTIISIAVALPAAYAFSRYRFLGDKHLFFWLLTNRMAPPAVFALPFFQLYSAFGLIDTHIAVAIAHCLFNVPLAVWILEGFMSGVPKEIDETAYIDGYSFPRFFTKIFVPLIASGIGVAAFFCFMFSWVELLIARTLTTTDAKPIAATMTRTVSASGMDWGVLAAAGVLTIIPGALVIYFVRNYIAKGFALGRV, via the coding sequence ATGACCTCACAGGCAACCACCGCAAGCACCATCGGAACGAGCGTTGCGAGCAGCGCCGGCGCAAGAGCCGGCGCCGGCAGCAAGCGCAGCTTCTCCTGGATCGTGCCGACCCTCTACATCGTCTTCCTGATGCTGCCGATCTACTGGCTCGTCAACATGAGCTTCAAGACGAATACCGAGATCACCGGCGTCTTCTCGCTGTGGCCGCAGACGCCGACGCTGCGGAACTATGCCGTCATCTTCACCGATCCGGCCTGGTATTCCGGCTATATCAACTCGATCATCTATGTGGTCCTGAACACGATCATCTCGATCGCGGTGGCGCTGCCGGCGGCCTATGCCTTCTCGCGCTACCGCTTCCTCGGCGACAAGCACCTGTTCTTCTGGCTGCTGACCAACCGCATGGCGCCGCCGGCCGTCTTCGCGCTGCCGTTCTTCCAGCTCTATTCGGCCTTCGGCCTGATCGACACGCATATAGCCGTCGCCATCGCGCATTGCCTGTTCAACGTGCCGCTCGCCGTCTGGATCCTGGAAGGCTTCATGTCGGGCGTGCCGAAGGAGATCGACGAGACGGCCTATATCGACGGCTATTCCTTCCCGCGCTTCTTCACGAAGATCTTCGTGCCGCTGATCGCCTCGGGTATCGGGGTGGCCGCCTTCTTCTGCTTCATGTTCTCCTGGGTCGAGCTGCTGATCGCCCGCACGCTGACGACGACGGACGCCAAGCCCATCGCCGCCACGATGACGCGCACGGTCTCGGCCTCCGGCATGGACTGGGGCGTGCTGGCCGCGGCCGGCGTGCTGACCATCATCCCCGGCGCGCTCGTGATCTATTTCGTCCGCAACTACATCGCCAAGGGCTTTGCCCTTGGCCGCGTCTGA
- a CDS encoding sugar ABC transporter permease translates to MNKTWNNKAWFMVLPMLLLVAFSAIVPLMTVVNYSVQDTFGNNEFFWNGVGWFTDVLESDRFWEALGRNLLFSAIILVIEIPLGILIALNMPKKGLGVPVCLVLMALPLLIPWNVVGTIWQVFGRVDIGLLGRVLDGLGFSYNYVNNVFDAWVTLIVMDVWHWTSLVVLLCYAGLVSIPEAYYQAAKIDGASRWAVFRYIQLPKMKRVLLIAFLLRFMDSFMIYTEPFVVTGGGPGNSTTFLSIDLVKMAIGQFDLGPAAAMSIIYFLIILLLSWIFYTVMTSSDEQA, encoded by the coding sequence ATGAACAAGACCTGGAACAACAAGGCCTGGTTCATGGTGCTGCCGATGCTGCTGCTGGTGGCCTTCTCGGCCATCGTGCCGCTGATGACCGTCGTGAACTATTCGGTGCAGGACACGTTCGGCAACAACGAGTTCTTCTGGAACGGCGTCGGCTGGTTCACGGACGTCCTTGAATCCGACCGCTTCTGGGAGGCGCTCGGCCGCAACCTGCTCTTCTCCGCGATCATCCTCGTCATCGAGATCCCGCTCGGCATCCTGATCGCGCTCAACATGCCGAAGAAGGGCCTCGGCGTGCCGGTCTGCCTCGTGCTGATGGCGCTGCCGCTGCTCATTCCGTGGAACGTGGTCGGCACGATCTGGCAGGTCTTCGGCCGCGTCGACATCGGCCTGCTCGGCCGCGTGCTCGACGGGCTCGGCTTCAGCTACAACTACGTGAACAACGTCTTCGACGCCTGGGTCACGCTGATCGTCATGGACGTCTGGCACTGGACGAGCCTCGTCGTGCTGCTGTGCTATGCCGGCCTCGTCTCGATCCCGGAGGCCTATTACCAGGCCGCCAAGATCGACGGCGCCTCGCGCTGGGCGGTGTTCCGCTACATCCAGCTTCCGAAGATGAAGCGCGTGCTGCTCATCGCCTTCCTGCTGCGCTTCATGGACAGCTTCATGATCTATACCGAGCCCTTCGTCGTCACCGGCGGCGGCCCCGGCAACTCGACCACGTTCCTTTCGATCGACCTCGTCAAGATGGCGATCGGCCAGTTCGACCTTGGCCCGGCCGCGGCCATGTCCATCATCTACTTCCTGATCATCCTGCTTCTGTCGTGGATCTTCTACACGGTCATGACCAGCAGCGACGAGCAGGCGTGA
- a CDS encoding DUF2160 domain-containing protein: MAAVANRNNRWPVALAVVLAIYAAATGLLVTVLPVKDGARDWFAPLVPGGWMAWSFPTAMFFLTIFLLIALMAVWEYDRPGGAPRVGILRFETTRGDRLFVSLLGSAFIQLAWLGLVGSSLWWALALSVVYAIGVFRFV; encoded by the coding sequence ATGGCTGCCGTCGCCAACCGCAACAATCGCTGGCCCGTGGCGCTCGCCGTGGTGCTCGCCATCTATGCCGCCGCCACGGGCCTGCTCGTCACGGTGCTGCCGGTCAAGGACGGCGCGCGCGACTGGTTCGCCCCGCTCGTTCCGGGCGGCTGGATGGCCTGGTCGTTCCCGACGGCCATGTTCTTCCTGACCATCTTTCTGCTGATCGCGCTGATGGCGGTCTGGGAATATGACCGGCCGGGCGGTGCCCCGCGCGTCGGCATCCTGCGCTTCGAGACGACGCGCGGCGACCGATTGTTCGTGTCGCTGCTCGGCTCGGCGTTCATTCAACTCGCATGGCTGGGCCTCGTCGGCTCCAGCCTGTGGTGGGCTCTCGCCTTGTCCGTGGTCTACGCCATCGGCGTGTTCCGCTTCGTCTAG
- a CDS encoding ABC transporter ATP-binding protein, producing the protein MARINLDHIRHSYGEKPKSEADYALKEVHHEWNDGGAYALLGPSGCGKTTLLNIISGLLQPSEGRILFDGKDVTYLSTQERNIAQVFQFPVIYDTMTVYDNLAFPLRNRGVAEPDVDRRVREILEMIDLAGWAKKTARGLTADQKQKISLGRGLVRNDVNAILFDEPLTVIDPHMKWVLRSQLKKLHRQFGFTMVYVTHDQTEALTFADKVVVMYDGQIVQIGTPAELFEKPSHTFVGYFIGSPGMNVLPAAIDGGSVRVGEETITLGYSPVIAAGARTELGIRPEFISLSRDGMPVSISKVEDIGRQKIVRAEFAGRPIAIVVPEDGEIPADPRVTFDLAAINIYADSWRVGREG; encoded by the coding sequence ATGGCACGCATCAACCTCGACCACATCCGCCATTCCTACGGCGAGAAGCCGAAGTCCGAAGCGGACTATGCGCTGAAGGAAGTGCATCACGAGTGGAACGACGGCGGCGCCTATGCGCTGCTCGGCCCCTCGGGCTGCGGCAAGACCACGCTGCTCAACATCATCTCGGGCCTGCTGCAGCCGTCGGAGGGTCGCATCCTTTTCGACGGAAAGGACGTGACGTACCTGTCGACGCAGGAGCGCAACATCGCGCAGGTCTTCCAGTTCCCGGTCATCTACGACACGATGACGGTCTACGACAATCTCGCCTTCCCGCTGCGCAACCGCGGCGTCGCCGAGCCGGACGTCGACCGGCGCGTGCGCGAGATCCTGGAAATGATCGACCTTGCCGGCTGGGCGAAGAAGACGGCGCGCGGCCTCACCGCCGACCAGAAGCAGAAGATATCGCTCGGCCGCGGCCTCGTGCGCAACGACGTCAATGCCATCCTGTTCGACGAGCCGCTGACGGTCATCGACCCGCATATGAAATGGGTGCTGCGCTCGCAGCTCAAGAAGCTGCACCGCCAGTTCGGCTTCACCATGGTCTATGTCACGCATGACCAGACCGAGGCGCTGACCTTCGCCGACAAGGTCGTCGTGATGTATGACGGCCAGATCGTGCAGATCGGCACGCCGGCCGAGCTCTTCGAAAAGCCGAGCCACACCTTCGTCGGCTATTTCATCGGTTCGCCGGGCATGAACGTCCTGCCGGCCGCCATCGACGGCGGCAGCGTCCGGGTCGGCGAGGAGACGATCACCCTCGGCTATTCGCCGGTGATCGCCGCCGGCGCCAGGACGGAGCTCGGCATCCGCCCGGAATTCATCTCGCTTTCGCGCGACGGCATGCCCGTCTCGATCAGCAAGGTCGAGGATATCGGCCGGCAGAAGATCGTGCGGGCGGAATTCGCCGGCAGGCCGATCGCCATCGTCGTGCCGGAGGACGGTGAGATCCCGGCCGATCCGCGCGTCACCTTCGACCTCGCCGCCATCAACATCTACGCCGATAGCTGGCGTGTCGGCAGGGAGGGCTGA
- a CDS encoding SDR family oxidoreductase, with product MFHPALFKGANVVVTGAGRGIGLEIARQFLDCGAHVLLHGGRAAHGPLPDFLENAVADARAHIVYSDFLVEGGVGTLLQRVDSLFPHVDVLINNAGTMVGRFPAADLTDEEYETVVRLNQTSVVEVTRGLLRSLRRAPRAAIVNTVSISALTGGSPGSAIYSATKAFVATYSKGLARELAPDGIRVNCVSPGTITTDFHSRYSSAEKLEATRRTIPLQRLGTAEDCAPAYLFLASDALSGYITGQVLEVNGGQLIC from the coding sequence ATGTTTCATCCAGCCTTGTTCAAGGGCGCGAATGTCGTGGTGACCGGCGCGGGACGCGGCATCGGGCTGGAGATCGCCCGGCAGTTCCTCGATTGCGGCGCCCATGTGCTGCTGCACGGCGGCCGCGCGGCCCATGGACCGCTTCCCGATTTCCTCGAAAACGCCGTCGCCGATGCGCGCGCCCACATCGTCTATTCGGACTTCCTCGTCGAAGGCGGCGTCGGCACGCTGCTGCAGCGCGTGGACAGCCTCTTCCCGCATGTCGACGTGCTGATCAACAATGCCGGCACCATGGTCGGCCGCTTTCCCGCCGCCGACCTCACCGACGAGGAATACGAGACCGTCGTGCGCCTCAACCAGACCTCCGTCGTCGAGGTGACGCGCGGCCTGCTGCGCTCGCTCCGCCGCGCGCCGCGCGCGGCCATCGTCAATACGGTGTCGATTTCGGCGCTGACCGGCGGCAGCCCCGGCTCGGCGATCTATTCCGCCACCAAGGCCTTCGTCGCCACCTATTCCAAGGGCCTTGCCCGTGAGCTCGCCCCGGACGGCATCCGCGTCAACTGCGTCTCGCCCGGCACGATCACCACGGATTTCCATTCGCGCTATTCCTCCGCCGAAAAGCTGGAGGCAACGCGCAGGACCATTCCCCTGCAGCGGCTCGGAACGGCGGAGGACTGCGCTCCCGCCTATCTCTTCCTCGCCTCCGATGCGCTCTCGGGCTACATCACCGGCCAGGTGCTGGAAGTGAACGGCGGCCAGCTCATCTGCTGA
- the glpD gene encoding glycerol-3-phosphate dehydrogenase, with translation MDGDVIRDIFVIGGGINGCGIARDAAGRGYSVVLAEMKDFASGTSSASTKLIHGGLRYLEHYEFRLVREALMEREVLWAMAPHVIWPMRFVLPFQKGGLRPAWLIRLGLFLYDYIGGRKLLPATATLDLAKDPAGGPLKKLFRKAFEYSDGWVDDARLVVLNARDAADRGADIRTGTKVVTARRENGHWNVETENVATGDRETVRARMLVNAAGPWVDKVLSSAFGRNDVHNVRLVQGSHIVVKKKFSDPRAYFFQNPDGRIMFAIPYQEEFTLIGTTDRDYQGDPRDARISDEEIDYLCASASEYFADPVKREDIVWTYSGVRPLFDDGASKAQEATRDYVLKVEGGDGQAPLLNIFGGKLTTYRRLAESALEKIGDAIGEKGECWTARSRLPGGDFAVDGFDAEVKGLVAQFPFLAPAHARRLVRLYGTRAKAMLEGAKTVDDLGRHFGSDLYEREVRWLMKEEWARHAEDVLWRRTKRGLHLTAAEAAALEDYMAAARAAPH, from the coding sequence TTGGACGGCGACGTGATCCGCGATATTTTCGTCATCGGTGGCGGCATCAACGGCTGCGGCATCGCGCGCGATGCGGCGGGACGCGGCTATTCGGTCGTGCTTGCCGAGATGAAGGACTTCGCCTCCGGCACCTCTTCCGCCTCGACCAAGCTCATCCATGGCGGGCTGCGCTATCTGGAGCATTACGAATTCCGCCTCGTGCGCGAGGCGCTGATGGAGCGCGAAGTGCTCTGGGCCATGGCGCCGCATGTCATCTGGCCGATGCGCTTCGTGCTGCCGTTCCAGAAGGGCGGCCTGCGCCCGGCCTGGCTCATCCGCCTCGGCCTTTTCCTCTACGACTATATCGGCGGGCGCAAGCTGCTGCCGGCGACCGCGACGCTCGACCTTGCGAAGGACCCGGCAGGCGGGCCGCTGAAGAAGCTCTTCCGCAAGGCCTTCGAATATTCCGACGGCTGGGTGGACGATGCGCGCCTCGTGGTGCTGAATGCGCGCGACGCGGCCGACCGCGGCGCGGATATCCGCACCGGCACCAAGGTCGTCACCGCCCGGCGCGAGAACGGCCACTGGAACGTCGAGACGGAGAATGTCGCGACGGGCGACCGCGAGACGGTCCGCGCCCGCATGCTGGTGAACGCCGCCGGACCCTGGGTGGACAAGGTCCTCTCCTCGGCCTTTGGCCGCAACGATGTACACAATGTCCGCCTGGTGCAGGGCAGCCATATCGTCGTGAAGAAGAAATTCTCCGATCCGCGCGCCTACTTCTTCCAGAACCCGGACGGGCGTATCATGTTCGCCATTCCCTACCAGGAAGAGTTCACGCTGATCGGCACGACTGACCGCGACTATCAGGGCGATCCGCGCGATGCGCGCATCAGCGACGAGGAAATCGACTATCTGTGCGCCTCGGCGAGCGAGTATTTCGCCGATCCGGTGAAGCGCGAGGACATCGTCTGGACCTATTCCGGCGTGCGCCCGCTCTTCGACGATGGCGCCAGCAAGGCGCAGGAAGCCACGCGCGACTACGTGCTGAAGGTCGAGGGCGGCGACGGGCAGGCCCCGCTGCTCAACATCTTCGGCGGCAAGCTCACCACCTACCGGCGTCTTGCCGAATCGGCGCTGGAGAAGATCGGCGATGCGATCGGCGAGAAGGGGGAGTGCTGGACGGCCCGGTCCCGTCTGCCGGGCGGCGATTTTGCGGTCGACGGTTTCGATGCCGAGGTGAAGGGACTTGTCGCGCAATTTCCCTTTCTCGCGCCCGCCCATGCCCGCCGGCTCGTGCGCCTCTACGGCACGCGGGCGAAGGCGATGCTGGAGGGCGCAAAGACGGTGGACGATCTCGGCCGGCACTTCGGCAGCGATCTCTACGAGCGCGAGGTACGCTGGCTGATGAAGGAAGAATGGGCCCGGCACGCCGAGGACGTGCTGTGGCGGCGGACCAAACGAGGATTGCATCTGACGGCCGCGGAAGCGGCCGCGCTGGAAGACTACATGGCGGCCGCAAGGGCGGCGCCCCACTAG